One genomic segment of Helicobacter enhydrae includes these proteins:
- the murG gene encoding undecaprenyldiphospho-muramoylpentapeptide beta-N-acetylglucosaminyltransferase: MQKLVITGGGTGGHLAIAKAMLQECQKRGVEVFYIGSTSGQDIAWFQNEEGFEQKYFLETYGVVNQRGLKVFQSLYAQMKSIYQAYKILKTIKPDALISVGGYSAGPASFAALLHRIPLFIHEQNAIRGRLNRILSPVAKCIFGSFESSEKHFIKTSYPVREEFFANMRLRQEVKCVLFLGGSQGAVAINDFALKIAPILAQRGMKILHQSGEKDLARVQKAYAELGISAEVFGFSADMASLMQQADLCFARAGASSVWEMCANALPCVYIPYPYAAGNHQYHNAMYFVKRGLGMLCEQQDLNESVVEQAFNLPISTISSKLSTEICFGGADEIYTHLKHLLQ; encoded by the coding sequence ATGCAGAAGCTTGTTATCACTGGTGGTGGGACAGGGGGGCATTTGGCAATCGCCAAAGCAATGTTGCAGGAATGTCAAAAAAGAGGGGTGGAGGTGTTTTATATTGGATCGACTTCTGGACAAGACATTGCGTGGTTTCAAAATGAAGAGGGGTTTGAGCAGAAGTATTTTTTGGAGACTTATGGCGTAGTGAATCAACGGGGGCTAAAAGTTTTTCAATCTTTGTATGCACAGATGAAGTCCATCTATCAAGCCTATAAGATTCTAAAAACCATCAAACCGGATGCTTTGATAAGCGTGGGGGGGTATAGTGCAGGACCCGCCTCGTTTGCTGCATTGCTGCATAGAATCCCGCTTTTTATACACGAACAAAATGCGATTAGGGGGAGACTAAATCGTATTCTCTCACCTGTTGCAAAGTGTATTTTTGGGAGTTTTGAAAGCAGTGAAAAGCACTTCATCAAGACTTCTTATCCTGTGAGAGAGGAGTTTTTTGCCAATATGCGTTTGCGTCAAGAAGTCAAATGCGTTTTGTTTTTGGGTGGATCACAAGGTGCTGTGGCAATCAATGATTTTGCACTCAAGATCGCTCCAATATTGGCACAAAGAGGGATGAAGATTTTGCATCAAAGTGGAGAGAAAGATTTGGCAAGAGTGCAAAAAGCCTATGCAGAACTTGGGATTTCAGCCGAAGTGTTTGGATTTAGTGCAGATATGGCGTCTTTGATGCAACAGGCGGATTTGTGTTTTGCAAGAGCGGGAGCTTCTAGTGTGTGGGAGATGTGTGCCAATGCTTTGCCCTGTGTGTATATCCCATATCCCTACGCTGCCGGCAATCATCAATACCACAATGCGATGTATTTTGTCAAACGAGGATTGGGAATGTTGTGTGAGCAACAAGATTTGAATGAAAGCGTAGTAGAACAAGCTTTCAATCTTCCCATTTCTACAATCTCTTCAAAACTTTCTACAGAGATATGTTTTGGCGGAGCAGATGAGATTTATACACATCTCAAGCACCTGTTGCAATGA
- the gltS gene encoding sodium/glutamate symporter produces MQFDFYSTFVCLVIVLFLGRFLIARIKFLDDYNIPEPVVGGLLVAAVIAVLYKVFDFHITFAPELKNFQKTMMLFFFAAVGLSADFASLKKGGITLVKFLIVVSVFLVVQNLVGVALSMGMGQDPLMGMLGGSITMSGGHGTGTAWAGIFKEKYGLSNGLEIAIACATFGLILGGLIGGPVARYLIKAHRLQTPGNSSISENVSGFETPKKQRLITPSSFLESLALIAIALFVGTKIDTAVKGTFMELPTFVWCLFVGVVLRNLLSFFKVHQVFDREVSVIGNVSLSLFLSAALMTLKVWELADLALPLLILLIVQTIVIIFYTIFVTFRVMGKDYDAAVLAAGHCGFGLGATPTAIVNMQAVTQHYGSSHVAFLVVPMVGAFFIDIANAFVINFFLALPIFG; encoded by the coding sequence ATGCAATTCGATTTTTATTCGACTTTTGTCTGTTTGGTGATTGTGTTGTTTTTGGGACGCTTTTTGATTGCTAGAATCAAGTTTCTAGATGATTACAATATCCCTGAACCTGTCGTTGGTGGGTTGCTTGTAGCAGCAGTCATCGCGGTTTTATACAAGGTTTTTGATTTTCATATCACTTTTGCTCCGGAGTTGAAAAATTTTCAAAAAACAATGATGCTTTTTTTCTTTGCTGCAGTGGGCTTGAGTGCAGATTTTGCCTCGCTAAAAAAGGGTGGAATCACATTGGTGAAATTTCTAATCGTAGTGAGCGTGTTTTTGGTGGTCCAAAATCTTGTGGGTGTGGCACTTTCTATGGGAATGGGGCAAGATCCTCTGATGGGAATGCTTGGAGGCTCTATCACGATGAGTGGGGGACACGGGACAGGGACTGCTTGGGCAGGTATTTTTAAGGAAAAATATGGATTGTCTAATGGTCTTGAGATTGCTATTGCTTGTGCAACTTTTGGTTTGATACTTGGAGGTTTGATTGGTGGTCCTGTTGCAAGATATTTGATCAAAGCACATCGGCTCCAAACACCGGGAAATTCTAGTATTTCTGAAAATGTCTCAGGTTTTGAAACCCCCAAAAAACAAAGGCTCATCACTCCCTCAAGCTTTTTGGAATCACTAGCTCTCATTGCTATTGCTTTGTTTGTTGGAACAAAGATTGACACGGCAGTCAAGGGAACTTTTATGGAGCTTCCGACTTTTGTATGGTGCTTGTTTGTCGGAGTTGTTTTGCGTAATTTGTTGTCCTTTTTCAAAGTGCATCAGGTCTTTGATCGTGAAGTTTCTGTGATTGGCAATGTTTCTCTTTCTCTGTTTTTGTCTGCGGCATTGATGACACTCAAAGTTTGGGAACTTGCTGATTTGGCACTTCCGCTTTTGATATTGTTGATTGTCCAAACGATAGTGATTATTTTTTATACGATTTTTGTCACCTTCCGCGTAATGGGCAAAGACTATGACGCCGCTGTTTTGGCTGCTGGGCATTGTGGGTTTGGATTGGGGGCGACACCTACAGCAATCGTGAATATGCAAGCTGTGACACAGCATTATGGCTCAAGCCATGTGGCATTTTTGGTTGTGCCGATGGTTGGTGCTTTTTTTATTGATATTGCAAATGCCTTTGTGATCAATTTCTTTTTAGCTTTGCCAATTTTTGGTTGA
- the ffh gene encoding signal recognition particle protein — protein MFEVFSDSFRSIANKIRFSDDQKALSKAIDELKKAMLRNDVHHKVVKEILQQVEKQTIQEGIGKQNFLKALQDALSGVLQTKGNQGFVFAPTAPTKILMVGLQGSGKTTTTAKLANYLKNKNKKVLLVPCDLQRMAAVEQLRQLAKQIDVDFFESAHKRPQDVAQEALNYSASRFYDVILFDTAGRLAIDEELMEELKEVKDIVKPFEVFDVADSLSGQEGVRNAEMFNQKIGIDGVILSKFDSDSKGGIALSIAYQLGIALRFIGSGEKVADLDIFLPDRVVSRLMGAGDIAGLAEKTAEVFSEKESKNIVKKIKKGQFGFEDFLAQIENVKKLGNLGNLVGMIPGMGGMAGALKNVDLDNSAEIKNIRAMVNSMTKKERENPDLLNGSRRKRIALGCGLEVADINRIIKQFDNASKMAKRLGNKGGMQDLMGMMQQMRMNGRFPK, from the coding sequence ATGTTTGAGGTTTTTAGTGATTCTTTTCGCAGTATTGCCAACAAGATCCGCTTCAGCGATGATCAGAAGGCTTTGAGCAAAGCTATTGATGAGCTAAAAAAAGCGATGCTCCGCAATGATGTGCATCACAAAGTGGTCAAAGAGATTTTGCAACAAGTTGAAAAGCAGACGATTCAAGAGGGAATCGGAAAACAAAATTTTTTGAAAGCCTTGCAAGATGCTTTGTCAGGAGTGTTGCAAACCAAAGGTAATCAGGGGTTTGTCTTCGCTCCAACTGCTCCAACAAAAATTTTGATGGTTGGATTGCAAGGAAGCGGGAAAACAACAACAACAGCAAAACTTGCCAATTATCTCAAAAACAAAAACAAAAAGGTTTTGCTCGTGCCTTGCGATTTGCAAAGAATGGCAGCGGTGGAGCAATTAAGGCAACTTGCCAAACAAATCGATGTTGATTTTTTTGAATCCGCTCACAAACGCCCTCAAGATGTGGCACAAGAGGCACTTAACTATAGTGCAAGTAGATTCTATGATGTGATTTTGTTTGATACCGCTGGGCGTTTGGCGATTGATGAGGAGTTGATGGAGGAGCTCAAAGAGGTCAAAGATATCGTGAAACCTTTTGAGGTGTTTGATGTGGCTGATAGTTTGAGTGGGCAAGAAGGCGTGAGAAATGCTGAAATGTTTAATCAAAAGATTGGAATCGATGGGGTGATTTTGAGCAAATTTGATAGTGATAGCAAGGGGGGTATTGCCCTATCAATCGCCTATCAATTAGGAATTGCTTTGAGATTTATCGGAAGTGGTGAAAAAGTAGCAGATTTGGACATATTTTTGCCCGATCGCGTCGTTTCAAGATTGATGGGTGCTGGTGATATTGCAGGATTGGCTGAAAAAACAGCAGAAGTGTTTTCAGAAAAAGAGAGCAAAAATATTGTCAAAAAGATTAAAAAAGGGCAGTTTGGTTTTGAAGACTTTTTGGCTCAGATTGAAAATGTCAAAAAGCTTGGGAATCTCGGCAATCTCGTGGGAATGATCCCCGGTATGGGGGGTATGGCTGGTGCATTGAAAAATGTGGATTTGGATAATTCTGCAGAAATCAAAAACATTCGTGCGATGGTCAATTCGATGACAAAAAAAGAACGAGAAAATCCTGATTTACTCAATGGTTCGCGTCGCAAAAGAATCGCGCTTGGCTGTGGGTTGGAAGTGGCAGACATTAATCGCATTATCAAGCAGTTTGACAATGCCTCAAAGATGGCTAAACGCCTTGGAAACAAGGGGGGAATGCAGGATTTGATGGGAATGATGCAACAAATGCGTATGAATGGCAGATTTCCAAAATAA